A segment of the Ipomoea triloba cultivar NCNSP0323 chromosome 1, ASM357664v1 genome:
NNNNNNNNNNNNNNNNNNNNNNNNNNNNNNNNNNNNNNNNNNNNNNNNNNNNNNNNNNNNNNNNNNNNNNNNNNNNNNNNNNNNNNNNNNNNNNNNNNNNNNNNNNNNNNNNNNNNNNNNNNNNNNNNNNNNNNNNNNNNNNNNNNNNNNNNNNNNNNNNNNNNNNNNNNNNNNNNNNNNNNNNNNNNNNNNNNNNNNNNNNNNNNNNNNNNNNNNNNNNNNNNNNNNNNNNNNNNttttttttttttttttttttttttttttttttttttttttttttttttttttttttttttttttttttttttttttttttttttttttaaataggtgCACAGACTTGATAGAGATTGTAGTGGGATATTGGTGATGGGAAGAACTCAATTGAGTGCAACTGTTTTGCATTCCATCTTCCGAGAGAAAACATTTGAAGCATCTAATGATGTATGAGGTTTATCATTTCCCTATTGCCATATGAAATGCTTGAAAGCATATTTGTTCCAAATCTTGCTACtagcttgtttttgttttcacaTTAAAAGGATCTTGAAAGTACAAAAAGAAACTTGCAAAAGAAGTATTGGGCGCTTGTAATTGGTTGTCCTAGACGTGCTGGAGGAATAATATCAGTGCCACTGGGAAAGGTTAGTCTTCACCCTCTCCTCGTGTCAAGAACTCAAGATATTTCTCTTCTAAGCAACTTAATTTTCCAGGGAAATATAAGCTGATTAGTCAAAGTCTCTTTTTGGTTTCTTTTAAATTGCTTGTCCTATATTCTGCTCAGTGTCAGTTGTATAATGATAGTATAGTGCTTCCTAATACTGATGTGGGTTCTTTTTCTTTCAGGTGATGGTGGATAATGGCAAATCTGACCGTATTACAGTCATGGATGATGACAAAGCACAATCAGCACAATTTGCAGTGACAGAGTATCGGGTCATTGAAGCTTCTGACAAGGGTTAGTTCTGAATGCTTAAATGAATGTGTAACCCTTAATGCATTGCTTTTAATTCTTGTCAGTTATGTAATGCTGTGATGTTGCTTTCCATTAAAATTACAACTCCGGTTTTTTAATTGCCTATGAGTGCAGTGAAACTTGCAAATGCAAATAAgctgttttttttatatatgaacTTGTTGGATATATAAAGTAATACTTTATTCATTCTCTATTATTTCCaccataaatataatgtatatatttgCTAGTTTACATCACAGGCAGTATTTGCCCTTAAAATTGGTTAATACAGAGTATTTCTTTCATTTCATCTATCAAGGGACCATCATAATCTTCTATATATATCTGCATGAtaatacaatgaaaaaaaaaaaaaaaacatctgcAGGCTATACGTGGTTAGAGCTATCCCCCCTTACAGGCAGAAAGCACCAGGTAAAAATGGCTTCCTTTATGTGAGACCCTAATCTATGCTGCTAACATGCACAACTAAATACTCTACTGTATTGTTTTGAAGCTTCGTGTTCACTGTGCTGAGGTATTGGGAACACCGATACTCGGGGATTACAGGTATGGGTGGCAAGCTCATAGGAAGTTGAAGCACCTTCATCTACCTCGTTCAGCTTCTGATACCCTTAGCGAAAGACTTCTGAAGGAGGATCCTTTTGGCCTGGGTTTGGGAAATGGCAGTGTCTCTGATAAGCAGCCCCATCTTCACCTCCACTGCAAAGAGATGGTTTTGCCAAACATATCTCTGGCTTTGCAACGAGCTCAACAAGTCTCAGATAGCAATCTTGCAGACGTTGAAACCATAAAGCTGGTTGCTCCTTTGCCTCCCCACATGCAACGGACTTGGGATCATCTCAAttcttaaattataaaaagtttTTGTCATATGTTCCTAGAgtagtatttttaattagttttttttttttccagaacatctttatttggttctagtattattgtgacattgtgacatgatcattttttatcccgtcaacaaaatcgttgaaatgtcctTAGATATAAGgacatttagattttttttagttgGTCCActatattttcttgaaaaaaattcataattgaagatcgaaatgtttttgtatttaattgttgtgttgatagaaaccaaaaattttcatttcacaataatattaggactaaaaatgatgttatgataaaaatgattaaaaataaactatcaTTTACTTCTTATAAATTTAAAACCAAatatagaattaactctatccaaaaaggaatattatgataaaaatgGTTAAAAATGAACTGTCATCTAtaaatttaagataaaaatagaattaattttattttttatcattaaAAGAAAAGTCAAAAACAAAGGGATTCTTATAGTCGGTATGAGAATTGAGAACAGAACAAAGTTGTAGTATCTTTCTACGGCCGCCAACAAATACTTTTGTGAAAAGAATATCCCTTCACAAATCCACGTGGGTCCACTGCATAAGAATCCGGTTGCTTCGCATTGCTTTTAATCTCTTATAGCTCTCGTTTGGACGAGTGGACTACTGGACTGTGAACAAAAAAGtaaataacacacacacacatatatatttatttatttatgaggataaaaaaaaatgatttatgtttgtttgttttatcaTGGAGGACTGagccaaacaattaaaaaaatcatttatactGTACAAGTGGGAattcattaaattattttttcaaattgagtaaaaaaaattaatatataattaataattttttaaacaaatggattaatttgaataaaactaaataggttttcaaaaaaaaagaataaaattaaataaagttgttgaaatattgacaaaaatatataacaaaatttaaaaattaaataataaccaaatttacttcttttctttttccccttTGCTTGTCATCCATTCACCCTACATACCCCACCCACCAACCTTcctgtttttatttatttactcaaGATCTACCTCACATTGCTTTCACCTCAGTTCACTTACTCTTACTATAAAGTATAAACCATTCATACTGTTATCTAACCTAAATGATGGACgaaaatttgtgaaaaatataaaagagaACATAAATGAAATGAGAGGCAAATGATTACATatagtttaattatattaattaataattatgattgtaaaatttttataagtgacTCAGTTGTACTAAAGTATTTGACGATTTAAAAAAGATTACCAAATTACTATTTAGTTACTTAAAAATTTCTCTTAAATGAGTTATACATTTCTCCTACTATTATGGAGGAGGTCAACTTTTTTACAAACCTTAGGTTATTAACTTCAATTGTACTCCGTAGTAGAATATTAGGCGGTTCTAAATTTGTTTTTGCAGTTGGTTAATGTCTTAATTATAATACCTTTTAGACAATTGACAATATTTTGTCTCTAGCATTTTATTTGACTATCTTGAGATGAGTTTTAAGTTAAACCTCTCCTTTTACTTCCTCGACGGGCTAAGAAATTGCCTGCCTCAATTTCGTCGCATGTtgatttattgtatttttcataatgttttttaaatatatcttATATTATCTTTTTAGAAATTTGTATTATTCATTTAATGTCCGACCTACCGTCtgtatatacattttattttaaccaTATTTAGGatcaattactccgtaattatcTCTATTCAGTGTATTATACACTACCCAGTACCCACCGCGCTCCTTTTCATATATTCATCTAActcaacaattttatttattcattcatcTTATTGTTATCGATTACattgtaaataatatattaaatcatAATCATTTCTAACATCTTTTCTTCCTTTtaataattatagaataaaaGTTTACCCATCTAACCTAACACAATTGGAATGAAAATTGAAGTGTACAAGTGATTCAATTGGCTTGAGTCCCAcgaacaccaaaaaaaaaagcatctcACCAACCGCTAGGCTATAAAAAGATTGCATTTTCCCTTCCGTAAACTTACATCtgatttgtttgattttttgcTCTCTGCTCTCTCTCTATATCGCCGCAAAAACCTTACAATGGCGGCTTCAGCTTCATCAACCGCCCTAATCGCCGCCAAGGCCTCGAAGTGCTCCTCCCTCTCTTCGAAGAGCCACCTCTCATCCGTGGCGGCGTTTCGCGTCTCCACTACTGCCTCTTTCCCGCGCCGCCGTGTTCCCCGCTTCGTGGTGCTGGCCTTGGACGCCAAGCCGACCGTCCTCGTCGCCGAGAAGCTCGGGGAGGCTGGGCTGAGCCTCCTGAAGGAGTTCGCTAATGTCGATTGCTCCTACAATCTCAGCCCCGAGGAGCTGTGCACCAAGATCTCGCTCTGCGATGCGCTGATTGTCCGCAGCGGCACCAAAGTCAGCCGCGAGGTCTTCGAATCCTCCGCCGGACGCCTCAAGGTCGTCGGCCGCGCTGGCGTCGGCATCGACAACGTCGATCTCGCCGCCGCCACTGAACATGGCTGCCTTGTAGTGAACGCGCCCACTGCCAATACCGTGGCCGCTGCCGAGCACGGCATCGCATTGCTCACCGCCATGTCTCGAAACATTGCCCAAGCCGATGCCTCTGTCAAAGCCGGTTAGTACTTTtatcattatatttaatatttaatttaataataaagttCACTCTAATTTCTTTGCCGTTCATAGAAGTTGGAACCTTATACTATGAACTATGAAAATGCCCCGAACATCCAGATCTGCTTGTCCCGATATGTTTTAATAGCCTTTTTCCGAATCCTCTTTTATTGGAATTGGTAAACAATTGTTAATACCAGGAGAAATGATCATTGTATAAAGAATCAACAGTTTAGCTTTTGATGAGTTGCAATCTGTCTTTTTgtccttttcctttttaatgCTGGCATGATATTCTATGTGACCGTAGTACTTTTCTAGTAGTTCATGTGGGTGGCACTTTCTGGTGTCCTACTTTGTTTTCTGAATGATTAAATAAATGGTTGTTTAGTTATTTGAATGGGCACATGAACTTTCTGAATGATTAAAATTCTAAAGCTTCAAGTGCTTTGCTCAAGTTTCTTTTTCAAAGATTGGAGCTATGGAGCTGGGCACTATCATAAGGAGCTGGTTGCTATTAGAATGCTGTCCACTATAGTGTTAGTTGTCAGTGC
Coding sequences within it:
- the LOC116016895 gene encoding RNA pseudouridine synthase 4, mitochondrial, with product MAERSVLRRASVYCRRFTAVLGDENSLSSGFFLRRCHCATTTAQAGAEREGESAKRRDKWFTLPPYTPSIDGAALGKELAGRRSDTMGKTVTTLTALKWVLHCCPELPRSLVQKLFRLRQVRRVSAPDQEQQCKRVNAKDFMNTGDKILLPVTVEKFPAEKEVEHLYSEEQREFLHSIELYKDPTILVVNKPPGMPVQGGVGIKRSLDELAAKYMRYGYPEPPRLVHRLDRDCSGILVMGRTQLSATVLHSIFREKTFEASNDDLESTKRNLQKKYWALVIGCPRRAGGIISVPLGKVMVDNGKSDRITVMDDDKAQSAQFAVTEYRVIEASDKGYTWLELSPLTGRKHQLRVHCAEVLGTPILGDYRYGWQAHRKLKHLHLPRSASDTLSERLLKEDPFGLGLGNGSVSDKQPHLHLHCKEMVLPNISLALQRAQQVSDSNLADVETIKLVAPLPPHMQRTWDHLNS